GATGCCTCATCAGATTCCGGGCGTTGTCGTGGTCGCCTGAGATGGCGAGGGCGCCGAGTTCCTCGCAGTTCAGCATCCATGTCTCGCCGGTGTCGCTGGTGCCGATGGTGACGAGGAGCGGGTACGGCGCCTCCAGGTCTCGGGCATTCGCGTCTCGAGCATCCAGGTCTCGAGCCTCGGGTTCCGGGCCGTCGGAGGACAGTCCGTCGACGGTCTCGCTGGTCTCGTCGGCTGCAGCGGTGTCAAGGCTGACACCGTCTATGTGCCAGTGCGTCCGGTCGACGGTGCCTTGCCACGGTGCCGGGAGGTCGGCGGGTGCGCTGAGGTGGAGAGTCAAGGTGCTGTGGCCGAGCTCGACAGCAGCCAGCGGCGGCATGCTCGACCGCGTTGCGGCGACGTGTGCGGCGAGGCGCCGTAGGGCCTGATCGACGAACTCCACCGAGACTGCCGCACTGGTGGCTGCGGCGGCGGACTTCTCAATGGGTGCCAGCGCAGGGTCCGGGGATGCGATCGTCCGGCCGGGGCGGCGGGTGCGGAACTGCGAGCGCCGGCGCGTTCGGAGGGCCAACAGGAGAGCGCCCGCGAGCAGCATGCCTCCTCCGGCGAGACCCGTTACGAACCAGGTCGACGACAACACCGAGTCGTCCTCCTCCCCCACCAGCTCGTCGCGGTCGATTCCACTGCGGTCGCTGCCGGAGTCGTCGCTGCGTCCGGTACGCGTCTGGCTGTCGTCGAGGTCCGTCGTCGACTCGTCTTGAGGTCGTGGCGATTCGATCGGACCGGACGAGGACGTCGATTCGTTTCGCGGGTCGTCTTGGTCGGCTGGGCTCTCGGACGCGAGATCGCCTCCCGCGTCGGCGTCTGAGTGCTCGCCATTGTGGTGTTGCGCATCCTGAGCCGCTGCACGAGCTCCGCTGGATGTCGACTGCGGGATCGTGAGCCTCCACCCGGGCCGAATGAGGTCGGGGTCCGTGAGCCTGGTGCCGTCGTGCTGGATGGTGCCGGTCGAGGCGTTGAATATCTCGAGGTAGCGGCTGGGATCGCCGAGGAGGTCGGCGGCGATGGCGGTGAGCGTGTCGCCGGGCCTCACGACGTGGTGTCGCACCCCGGAGACAGCGGCGGCGTCGGTGGGGCTGGTGATTGGGATGCTGAGCACCCAGCCGGGGCGGAGGAAGCCGGGCTTGTCGCCGATGATGTCGCGGTTGAGCTCGACGACCTCGGTGAACCGGGACCCTTCCCCGAGGTGCTGGGCCGCGATCGACCAGAGGCTTTCGCCGGGCTTGACGGTGTGGTCGAACGCTTGTGCCCGTGGTGACGAAGTCGTGCGATCCGTGTGAGCGGCCCGGGTGAGGTGAGACGGCCGCTCTGTGCCGGTCGTGGGGTCTGAAAGTGCCACGACGCTTCCTGCTGACGCCGGACTGACGTCGAGCGAGACGATCTTCGTGGCGTCGGAGGGTGCGAAAACGGTCTGTGATGCGGCCGCAGGTGCTGTTCCGGTCACGTTCGGGGCGGCAACGAAGAGCAGCGCGGCGACGCCGATCAGCGTCCTGGCGATGAACTGGGAGGTGCCGAGGCCGGGGACTCGCCGCGACGGCACGCCCCGCAGGCGGGCGGTCAGCTCGGTCAACAGGCCGGCTGCTGCGTACGCCCAGGCGGCCCAGGCGACGAGTTCGAGGGTGGACAGGAGAAGGGTTCCGTCATCGGGTGCGAGGAGGGAGTCGACCAGCGATTTCAGCGAGGGCGATGCCCCGGGAAGCGGCGTGGCCCCGATCGCGATCAGCATCGCGGGCAGACCCACGAGGATGCCGGCGAGGAGGAGCGTCGCGAGCAGTCCGAGGAGTCGGCCTCCGGCGCGCGGGGTCGGCATGCTCTGGGGCCAGTTCTGGGGCTGGCGGAGGGGCCCGTGGTGGGGGTCGCGTGGGGTCATGTCCGGCTCCCTGGAGTCTGGATGAGTCGCGCGGATCCTTCACCGGTGACGGTCATGCGGGTGACGCCGATGATGCTGAGGAACTTCGGCCGATAGGTGTCAGTGGTGCGGACCGTGAGGAGCGTCCCGTCACTGACGGTGACGGTTCCGGCGACACCGGTGGCTCGGAGGTAGGCGATAGCTGCGACGCGAGCGCCGCCAGGGTCGATCGCCAGGCCGCGGCCCTTGACTGAGGTGGCGTCGAGTTCCTGGGCACCGGCGCGCGCGGCCTGAGCCGCGACTGCTCGGGCGTGCTGCTGTGTCTGGACCTGCCCACCGACGTCGACCACCAAGCCAACGAGTACGACCATGATGAAGGAGGTCGTGGCGAACCAGATCGAGATCGAGCCGCGGTCGTCTCGGCGACGGCTGGGCCCTCCGAAGTCTCGGCCGGACGAAATGTCGAAGCTGCTGACTGCGACGCAGTGGGGTACCCGGTGATGCGTCATCGGCGCTCCCGATAGGCGTCGACGGGGCTGTACGCGGTCGCGGTGAGGAGCCGGTGGCCAGGTACACCGGGCAGGGACAGGTCGGCGAGCCCGACTCGACAGGTGACGGTGACGCCGACCAGCACCGTGGTGCCGAGTGGCGCGTCGAAGCCGGCGGCGTCGACGACCACGCTACTGGTGGTGCAGGGCAGCGCGGTCAGGCTGGCGGCGACGCTCGTGCGCGCGGCTGCGGCGGCGTCGGTTCGGGTGCGTTCCAGCGAGGCTGCTCGTGCGCCATCGAAGGCTGCCGCTTCGATGGCTTGGCGGGTGATCTCGACCCGGCCACCCATCACGATGAGTGAGATGAACAGCGCGAAGGCCGGTAGGCCGACGACTGCCTCGATCGCGACCGACCCTCGTTCATCACGGAGGCGGCGACTCACCCGGATCTGTGTAGACGGGATCGGATGGGAACTCGTCCGGTGGTCCGGTCGGGTGATCTGCCGGGGGCTCATGGGGTGACCCGTTCGACCGGCATGGTGGCGTGCTGGGTCACGGTGCCTCGCCAGCCGGGGATGACGCTGAGTGTCTTTCCGGTCACGGTGACGGTGGCCGTGTCCGCGGTGCGGCTGCCGGTGATGCCGGTGTCGGTCATGACGTCGTCTCCGCCGGCGTCGCGCAGGAAGGCTGATGCCACGGCGATTCCGCTGTCGCGGCTTCCGGTCTGCCCTGCGGCTTCGCGGGCACCCTCCTCGGCGGCCGCGAGAGCGACGGTCCGAGCGTGGTAGTACAGCGACGCCTGGACACCCAGAAACATCACCGCGAACAGGGCAGGGAGCAGCAGCGCCATCTGGATCGCGACCGACCCTCGGTCGTCGCGAGTGCGGTGCTCCCGGGGCAGGCTCCTGCGCGGTGACATCAAGGACGTCCTACTTGATGTTCCCGGCCTGGGTGGTGACGTAGCCGGTGATCGCCGCCACCACGATGCCGACGATGACGATGACGGCACCGGCCCAGATCACCTGCTCGATCGTGACCGAGCCGCGATCGCTACGCCGCCGCCCCGAGAGACGTGGTGCCGCAGTGTTATCGAGGCCGACTTGATCGGGCTGGGTGCATGCGGTCCTGAGCGTCGTGAACTGCAAGAGAAGCCACACATGGATCTGGGTGGACAGATGGAGAGGGAGTTTCATGGCTGGATCCTTTCGAGGCTGGAGTGCGATGTGGGTTCTGGAAGGTCGGGGCTCCTCGGTATGGGACGTGTGGGGTCTAGGTCGTGGTGGGCTGTGGGGGTGGATGTGTCGGCACTGCGGGGCTAGGAGGTGAATCGGAGGAGTGCAGGGGTGATGAGGATCGCCATGAAGACGACGCCGAGGAGGCTGGCGGGGATGTACATCCGCTCGGAGGCAGCGTTGGCCTTGCCGATCTCGGCGCTGAGCATGGCTGAGCGCAGCCCATTGGCTCGTGCTCGGAGGCTGGTGTAGATCTGGGCGCCGTCTTGGCTGGACTGCTGCATGATGTCGGCGAGGTCGTCCAGCTCGGGGACACCGAGCTCGTCGGACAGGTCGTGGAGGGATTCCCACGGGGCGCGTGAGGCGTAGCGGGCGCGACGCAGTTCGGTGGCGATGCGGGTGAAGACCCACGAGTCGCCCACGTCGGCGGCGACCGCGAGCGCTTGGTGGCCGCTGGCTCCCGAGCGGCGTTCGAGGGCGACGAGCTCGATGTAGGCGCCCAGAGCCCGCAGGAACTCGACCCGCGCGCGCTTGGCGTCATCGACGGCGTTGTAGTTGGGCACGAACCACCCCACAGCGGCGAGCATGATCGAGCCGAGCGCGGGGATGGCCAGCGGGATCGGCAGACCCGCCAGCGTCAAGATGGTCGATATCGAAGGGATGAAGATCAG
Above is a genomic segment from Nocardioides okcheonensis containing:
- a CDS encoding TadE/TadG family type IV pilus assembly protein, which gives rise to MSRRLRDERGSVAIEAVVGLPAFALFISLIVMGGRVEITRQAIEAAAFDGARAASLERTRTDAAAAARTSVAASLTALPCTTSSVVVDAAGFDAPLGTTVLVGVTVTCRVGLADLSLPGVPGHRLLTATAYSPVDAYRERR
- a CDS encoding TadE/TadG family type IV pilus assembly protein, translating into MALLLPALFAVMFLGVQASLYYHARTVALAAAEEGAREAAGQTGSRDSGIAVASAFLRDAGGDDVMTDTGITGSRTADTATVTVTGKTLSVIPGWRGTVTQHATMPVERVTP
- a CDS encoding LysM peptidoglycan-binding domain-containing protein; protein product: MPTPRAGGRLLGLLATLLLAGILVGLPAMLIAIGATPLPGASPSLKSLVDSLLAPDDGTLLLSTLELVAWAAWAYAAAGLLTELTARLRGVPSRRVPGLGTSQFIARTLIGVAALLFVAAPNVTGTAPAAASQTVFAPSDATKIVSLDVSPASAGSVVALSDPTTGTERPSHLTRAAHTDRTTSSPRAQAFDHTVKPGESLWSIAAQHLGEGSRFTEVVELNRDIIGDKPGFLRPGWVLSIPITSPTDAAAVSGVRHHVVRPGDTLTAIAADLLGDPSRYLEIFNASTGTIQHDGTRLTDPDLIRPGWRLTIPQSTSSGARAAAQDAQHHNGEHSDADAGGDLASESPADQDDPRNESTSSSGPIESPRPQDESTTDLDDSQTRTGRSDDSGSDRSGIDRDELVGEEDDSVLSSTWFVTGLAGGGMLLAGALLLALRTRRRSQFRTRRPGRTIASPDPALAPIEKSAAAATSAAVSVEFVDQALRRLAAHVAATRSSMPPLAAVELGHSTLTLHLSAPADLPAPWQGTVDRTHWHIDGVSLDTAAADETSETVDGLSSDGPEPEARDLDARDANARDLEAPYPLLVTIGTSDTGETWMLNCEELGALAISGDHDNARNLMRHLAAQIAVNPWSSRVTATCIGIAGEVASMDDRLTCLAGTEDLEALIHDALRTAEINVARASAHGTDVSTARTGYLDDDTWPARLLLVDAAPSDQPTRELLDQLVGLVAEHPGQAATAVVTSDASTDGGAPDSAITLNVTRAGRVTLDEAGLDLVTVGLTSEEADGCARLYAQRAELDDVSVPPEDPATDTDVDVETRIAAGVDADVDHWTTYADKAGALRKEYTRPRDADQDNDGPADVSILDGDDEHYLRAGALTEDDLQAVAPKVPSGLRTKVETADPHLDRDLADWFDEDCIRPRLSLLGPVTARTHGRALAKRKPYFTELLAFLALRRHHGATRDEVCDAFSISPGKCRDYINIVRDWLGTNPHTGEPHLPHADKSPAAQARGLNLYQVDHGLLVDADLFKRLSLRARARGGTDGQRDLATALRLVTGRPFDQLRPGGWTWLFEGERHDEYALVAVADVAFTLTTAYLAAGDLIRARAATEIAMLAAPDEEVTRLCLVRITEAEGDAAGAQQILREQVCNRTDGDDAPAELPERTETIIRNHQWLAS
- a CDS encoding pilus assembly protein TadG-related protein, which translates into the protein MTHHRVPHCVAVSSFDISSGRDFGGPSRRRDDRGSISIWFATTSFIMVVLVGLVVDVGGQVQTQQHARAVAAQAARAGAQELDATSVKGRGLAIDPGGARVAAIAYLRATGVAGTVTVSDGTLLTVRTTDTYRPKFLSIIGVTRMTVTGEGSARLIQTPGSRT